TGATGATGTAGACGACTTCTTCATCCAGCCATTTCTTGTACTTTTCGGGAAGCTCCTGGGCTTTCGCAAGCGGCAACGCCGCCAGCAACGCGAACAGCCCGGCGGCCAAGGGGCGGACATGACTCCATGGAAGAGACGTCATCGAGGACTCCTTCGACATCCGCGTACGTCAAGGTAAACAGCCGGCGACACAAAATCAAATCGAAGCAACCTCGGAGGATGCCGGAGCTCTTGCGGTAGAATTGTTCGAAATGTCGAATGTGACCGACAAATGAAAGGGTAGCAAGAGTTTGTTCGACCCCTTCGAGACCGCAGGGCACGAGTGGACGCCCCAAGTCGACGTCTACCGCACGCCCGCCGGCTTTCTTTTGAAATTCGATCTTGCGGGAGTCCGACTGCGCGACGTCACGATAACCGTCAAGGGCTCCGCCATCCGCGTGAGCGGCGTGCGTCGTGATCGATTCGTGGAACGAGGCTACCGCCATCATGCCCTGGAGATTTCCTACTCGCGTTTCGAGCGCGAGGTTCGTCTTCCATGCCTCTG
The Vicinamibacteria bacterium DNA segment above includes these coding regions:
- a CDS encoding Hsp20/alpha crystallin family protein: MFDPFETAGHEWTPQVDVYRTPAGFLLKFDLAGVRLRDVTITVKGSAIRVSGVRRDRFVERGYRHHALEISYSRFEREVRLPCLCEGATMTTEYDEGMLIVNIELDRSDS